One window of Novosphingobium sp. 9U genomic DNA carries:
- a CDS encoding Zn-ribbon domain-containing OB-fold protein translates to MTGEINRGGEEMRAIAEGLFTDETPARLIGGKDRETGRIVFPCPSTATHDPVPLSREGKLWSYTVQRFRPKSPPYAGPEAFAPWVVAYVELPGEVIVEARLDDVAFEDVAVGMPVRFQPGLLDRNDPNSTRIPAFVPAELAA, encoded by the coding sequence ATGACCGGAGAGATCAACCGGGGCGGAGAAGAGATGCGCGCCATAGCCGAAGGCCTGTTCACCGACGAGACGCCTGCGCGTCTGATCGGTGGCAAGGACCGGGAAACCGGCCGCATCGTCTTCCCCTGTCCATCGACCGCGACGCACGACCCCGTGCCGCTTTCGCGGGAGGGCAAGCTGTGGTCCTACACGGTGCAACGGTTCCGCCCCAAGAGCCCGCCGTACGCGGGACCTGAGGCGTTCGCGCCGTGGGTGGTCGCCTATGTCGAACTGCCGGGCGAGGTCATCGTCGAGGCGAGGCTGGACGATGTCGCGTTCGAGGACGTGGCGGTCGGCATGCCGGTGCGCTTCCAGCCGGGGCTGCTCGACCGGAACGATCCGAACAGCACCCGCATACCCGCATTCGTGCCGGCGGAACTCGCTGCATGA
- a CDS encoding thiolase family protein, with protein MSDVCIVGIGIHKFGRTDGLSGLDQGVHAVREAMADAGIDWRQVQFAYGSSDAAGNPDTMVDRLGLTGVQFINVRNGCAAGGSALFSAQMAIKSGEFDIGLAVGFDKHPRGAFNALPSEYNLPDWYGEVGQMVTTQFFAAKIMRYMSLFGISQTSLGRVAEKAFRNAVHAPHAWRREPVSLEDILDAPLVSDPYTKYMFCSPAEGGVALILASEKKARELGKPLIRLKAATMRTRPPHSFEVFAPSVDVVEDDTRPRPTASRIASADAFKASGIGPGDIDVAQLQDTEAGAEIMHMAENGFCADGEQEQWLAEGRTEIGGALPVNTDGGCLACGEPIGASGLRQVYENVVQLRGHGGGRQVPGGPRTAYSHVYGAPGVSAVTILER; from the coding sequence ATGAGCGACGTGTGCATCGTGGGCATCGGCATCCACAAGTTCGGCCGGACCGATGGCCTGTCGGGCCTCGACCAGGGCGTGCATGCGGTGCGCGAAGCGATGGCGGACGCCGGGATCGACTGGCGCCAAGTACAATTCGCCTATGGAAGCTCTGACGCCGCGGGCAATCCCGACACCATGGTCGATCGCCTGGGCCTCACCGGCGTGCAGTTCATCAACGTGCGCAACGGCTGCGCGGCGGGCGGCTCGGCCTTGTTCAGCGCGCAGATGGCGATCAAGTCGGGCGAGTTCGACATCGGCCTTGCCGTCGGCTTCGACAAGCATCCACGCGGCGCCTTCAACGCGCTGCCTTCCGAGTACAACCTGCCCGATTGGTACGGCGAAGTGGGCCAGATGGTCACCACCCAGTTCTTCGCCGCCAAGATCATGCGCTACATGAGCCTGTTCGGCATCTCGCAGACCTCGCTGGGGCGGGTTGCGGAGAAGGCGTTCCGCAATGCCGTCCACGCGCCCCACGCCTGGCGCCGCGAGCCGGTCTCGCTCGAGGACATCCTGGACGCGCCCTTGGTCAGCGATCCTTACACCAAGTACATGTTCTGCTCGCCCGCCGAGGGCGGTGTTGCGCTGATCCTCGCCAGCGAGAAGAAGGCGCGTGAACTGGGCAAGCCGCTGATCCGCCTCAAGGCCGCGACCATGCGCACCCGGCCGCCGCACAGCTTCGAGGTATTCGCGCCGTCGGTGGACGTGGTGGAGGACGACACCCGCCCGCGGCCGACTGCCTCGCGCATCGCTTCGGCGGACGCGTTCAAGGCGTCCGGCATCGGGCCCGGCGACATCGACGTCGCGCAACTGCAAGACACCGAAGCTGGCGCCGAGATCATGCACATGGCCGAGAACGGCTTTTGCGCCGACGGCGAGCAGGAGCAGTGGCTGGCGGAAGGCCGCACCGAGATCGGCGGCGCGCTGCCGGTCAACACCGACGGCGGCTGCCTCGCCTGCGGCGAGCCGATCGGCGCCTCCGGCTTGCGCCAGGTCTACGAGAACGTGGTGCAGCTGCGCGGACATGGCGGCGGCCGTCAGGTGCCGGGCGGTCCCCGGACCGCCTACAGCCACGTCTATGGTGCGCCGGGCGTCTCTGCCGTCACGATACTGGAACGCTGA